The sequence TCCTCAGTTGCTGAATCTAATACTTTGAGTGATACTTTTCCAGCAATTTTCAAACCTTTTACAAAACCTTTTGCAGTTTTTTCACGTTTACTCTTCTTTCTTTTAAGATAACCATTTGTAACTTTGTAATCTTCATGAACAACTTTATTTGCATATGGTCCACATGAATCTTTatgtttctttaattttttaaattcttttctttGATGACCTGGCAAAGTATTTCTCCATTCTGTATATGCATGTAAATAATTTGGTGGAATATTTGTAAGACCAAAATCTAATGCTGTAATACCAATTTGAAGAACACCATGTTTAgcaaatgataaattttcaCATGTTAAAACTTCAATACCTAATGGTAAAAGTGAAAgatcaacaccaacaaaacCTAACAAATCATCATTTCCAACTATagtaaaatattattattattattattattattattattattattattattattattattattattattattattattatttttaatgttaatattttcataaatATCCCAACTATAATAACATATtgtacaataaaataaaaaaaaaaatatatatatacctTTATCACTATCATAAacatcaaaaataaaaagttctCT comes from Dictyostelium discoideum AX4 chromosome 2 chromosome, whole genome shotgun sequence and encodes:
- the egeA gene encoding C2 domain-containing protein, giving the protein MMQAPMIAATNPNCPIAIVANHKLSLPPGACPFVVNPNGNGKIRIRLISASNLISADANGYSDPYIKVKSTSIDSMKVTKVIEKNLNPVWNEEVVLDISSVGRELFIFDVYDSDKVGNDDLLGFVGVDLSLLPLGIEVLTCENLSFAKHGVLQIGITALDFGLTNIPPNYLHAYTEWRNTLPGHQRKEFKKLKKHKDSCGPYANKVVHEDYKVTNGYLKRKKSKREKTAKGFVKGLKIAGKVSLKVLDSATEDD